From a single Capsicum annuum cultivar UCD-10X-F1 chromosome 12, UCD10Xv1.1, whole genome shotgun sequence genomic region:
- the LOC107849104 gene encoding pectate lyase 1-like: MKKTNYKPSYIMLTVMLTLLITTSSTSSVHGFNVIDKCWRTDPNWRSHRQQLAKCSVGYSGKMTNNIGDDVIKYKVTDTSDDPLNPKPGTLRYAMTHIQGKIWVTFERNMTIRLQKPLLVSSFTTIDGRGVEVHIADGACLMLQRVTNVIIHGINCNQRMPRIRHGYAHVVNNVYKGWGNYAIGGSMNPSIKSQANYFFARGGRNEVTWKQESGEVEGNFQSVKDVFANGACFNGSGSGREAVRPNYTPDQAFPVEDGHKVKELTKNAGILKCPSSSTC, encoded by the exons atgaagaaaactaATTACAAGCCTTCATATATCATGTTGACTGTTATGCTTACTCTACTAATAACAACTTCAAGTACAAGTTCTGTGCATGGATTTAACGTGATTGATAAATGCTGGAGAACAGATCCAAACTGGAGGAGTCACAGGCAACAATTAGCTAAATGCTCCGTTGGTTATTCTGGGAAGATGACTAATAATATTGGAGACGATGTGATCAAATATAAGGTTACTGATACAAGTGACGATCCCTTAAACCCTAAACCCGGAACTCTAAGATATGCAATGACGCATATTCAGGGAAAGATATGGGTAACTTTCGAAAGAAACATGACTATTAGGCTCCAAAAACCCCTTTTAGTCAGCAGCTTCACCACCATTGATGGCCGTGGAGTTGAGGTTCATATTGCTGATGGCGCCTGTCTCATGCTTCAAAGG GTGACAAATGTGATCATTCATGGTATA AATTGCAACCAGAGAATGCCAAG GATTCGTCATGGATATGCACATGTGGTCAACAATGTTTACAAGGGATGGGGTAACTACGCAATAGGGGGAAGCATGAACCCAAGCATTAAGAGCCAAGCCAATTATTTCTTTGCAAGAGGAGGAAGGAACGAG GTCACATGGAAACAGGAGAGTGGTGAAGTGGAAGGGAATTTCCAGTCAGTTAAAGATGTATTCGCGAACGGAGCATGTTTCAATGGATCGGGTTCTGGTCGTGAGGCCGTGAGGCCAAACTATACGCCAGATCAAGCGTTTCCAGTGGAAGATGGACACAAGGTCAAGGAGTTGACAAAAAATGCAGGTATCTTAAAATGTCCTAGTTCTTCTACCTGCTGA
- the LOC107850577 gene encoding ubiquitin carboxyl-terminal hydrolase 6 isoform X1 — protein sequence MVDHVTTIYQCTLPFHEYKINSRGHLPFSTSKLSHPNSKQNQKPLPSPHPANAEAPITMVTVSVKWQKEVYPAVEIDISQPPYVFKCQLYDLTGVPPERQKIMVKGGLLKDDADWSKVGVKEGQRLMMMGTADEIVKAPEKGPIFVEDMPEEEQVVNVGHSAGLFNLGNTCYMNSTVQCLHSVPELKSALTEYNQLGKSNDLDHSSHLLTVATRDLFNDLDKNVKPVAPMQFWMVLRKKYPQFGQQSNGAFMQQDAEECWTQLLYTLSQSLKLPSSSEGLDVVKALFGIEFDNRIHCAESGEESTETETVYSLKCHISQEVNHLHEGLKRGLKSELEKASPSLGRSAVYVKDSRINGLPRYLTIQFVRFFWKRESNQKAKILRKVDYPLSLDVYDLCSDNLRKKLEGPRQVLRDAEGKKAGLKTSVKTSVSTAGDSKMTEAEESSSGSGEASKSTAQEGLLPEEEHQLTGIYDLVAVLTHKGRSADSGHYVAWVKQENGKWVQFDDDNPILQREEDITKLSGGGDWHMAYICMYKARVVPM from the exons ATGGTCGACCACGTGACAACAATTTATCAGTGCACACTCCCCTTCCACGAGTATAAAATTAACTCGCGTGGGCATTTGCCCTTCTCTACAAGCAAACTATCACACCCAAATTCCAAACAGAACCAGAAACCTCTGCCGAGTCCCCATCCTGCCAACGCCGAAGCTCCAATAACCATGGTTACAG TAAGTGTAAAGTGGCAAAAAGAAGTCTATCCTGCTGTGGAAATTGACATTAGCCAGCCTCCATATGTTTTCAAATGCCAGCTATATGATCTAACAGGGGTACCACCTGAAAGGCAAAAGATAATGGTCAAAGGTGGTTTGCTAAAG GACGACGCTGATTGGTCTAAAGTAGGAGTAAAAGAG GGTCAAAGGCTGATGATGATGGGAACTGCAGATGAAATTGTGAAGGCCCCTGAAAAGGGTCCAATTTTTGTTGAAGATATGCCTGAAGAAGAGCAAGTGGTTAATGTA GGTCATTCTGCTGGATTATTTAATCTTGGAAACACATGCTACATGAACTCCACAGTGCAGTGCTTGCATTCAGTTCCCGAACTGAAGTCTGCTCTGACCGA GTATAATCAACTGGGTAAAAGCAATGATTTGGATCACTCATCTCATCTCTTGACAGTTGCAACAAGAGATCTATTTAATGATCTTGATAAAAATGTGAAACCAGTGGCACCAATGCAATTCTGGATG GTTTTGCGGAAGAAATATCCTCAATTTGGCCAGCAGAGCAATGGAGCTTTCATGCAACAG GATGCTGAAGAATGTTGGACTCAATTACTTTACACCCTTTCCCAGTCTCTTAAATTACCCAGTTCGAG TGAAGGTCTGGATGTTGTGAAGGCTCTCTTTGGTATTGAGTTTGACAACAG GATTCATTGTGCTGAAAGTGGTGAAGAAAGTACAGAAACAGAAACAGTCTATTCCCTTAAATGCCACATTTCACAGGAAGTGAACCATTTGCATGAGGGTTTAAAACGT GGTCTGAAATCAGAACTGGAGAAGGCGTCTCCTTCACTTGGACGTAGTGCAGTTTATGTGAAAGACTCCCGAATCAATGGCTTGCCAAG ATACTTGACCATTCAGTTTGTCCGTTTTTTCTGGAAAAGGGAATCAAATCAAAAGGCAAAGATTTTACGG AAAGTGGATTACCCATTGTCGTTGGATGTATATGATCTTTGTTCGGATAACCTTCGCAAGAAGCTAGAAGGTCCTCGCCAG GTTTTGAGGGATGCAGAAGGTAAGAAGGCTGGTTTGAAAACCAGTGTGAAAACTTCAGTCTCAACTGCCGGTGATTCTAAAATGACAGAGGCTGAG GAATCATCTAGTGGGAGTGGAGAAGCATCGAAATCTACAGCCCAAGAAG GTCTTCTGCCTGAGGAGGAGCACCAGTTGACTGGAATATATGATTTGGTGGCCGTGCTGACTCACAAGGGAAGAAGTGCCGACTCAGGGCATTATGTTGCCTGGGTCAAGCAAGAAAACG GAAAGTGGGTTCAATTCGATGATGACAATCCAATTCTGCAGCGAGAAGAGGACATCACTAAACTTTCAGGAGGTG GTGATTGGCATATGGCATATATCTGCATGTACAAGGCCCGTGTTGTTCCCATGTGA
- the LOC107850577 gene encoding ubiquitin carboxyl-terminal hydrolase 6 isoform X2, giving the protein MVDHVTTIYQCTLPFHEYKINSRGHLPFSTSKLSHPNSKQNQKPLPSPHPANAEAPITMVTVSVKWQKEVYPAVEIDISQPPYVFKCQLYDLTGVPPERQKIMVKGGLLKDDADWSKVGVKEGQRLMMMGTADEIVKAPEKGPIFVEDMPEEEQVVNVVLRKKYPQFGQQSNGAFMQQDAEECWTQLLYTLSQSLKLPSSSEGLDVVKALFGIEFDNRIHCAESGEESTETETVYSLKCHISQEVNHLHEGLKRGLKSELEKASPSLGRSAVYVKDSRINGLPRYLTIQFVRFFWKRESNQKAKILRKVDYPLSLDVYDLCSDNLRKKLEGPRQVLRDAEGKKAGLKTSVKTSVSTAGDSKMTEAEESSSGSGEASKSTAQEGLLPEEEHQLTGIYDLVAVLTHKGRSADSGHYVAWVKQENGKWVQFDDDNPILQREEDITKLSGGGDWHMAYICMYKARVVPM; this is encoded by the exons ATGGTCGACCACGTGACAACAATTTATCAGTGCACACTCCCCTTCCACGAGTATAAAATTAACTCGCGTGGGCATTTGCCCTTCTCTACAAGCAAACTATCACACCCAAATTCCAAACAGAACCAGAAACCTCTGCCGAGTCCCCATCCTGCCAACGCCGAAGCTCCAATAACCATGGTTACAG TAAGTGTAAAGTGGCAAAAAGAAGTCTATCCTGCTGTGGAAATTGACATTAGCCAGCCTCCATATGTTTTCAAATGCCAGCTATATGATCTAACAGGGGTACCACCTGAAAGGCAAAAGATAATGGTCAAAGGTGGTTTGCTAAAG GACGACGCTGATTGGTCTAAAGTAGGAGTAAAAGAG GGTCAAAGGCTGATGATGATGGGAACTGCAGATGAAATTGTGAAGGCCCCTGAAAAGGGTCCAATTTTTGTTGAAGATATGCCTGAAGAAGAGCAAGTGGTTAATGTA GTTTTGCGGAAGAAATATCCTCAATTTGGCCAGCAGAGCAATGGAGCTTTCATGCAACAG GATGCTGAAGAATGTTGGACTCAATTACTTTACACCCTTTCCCAGTCTCTTAAATTACCCAGTTCGAG TGAAGGTCTGGATGTTGTGAAGGCTCTCTTTGGTATTGAGTTTGACAACAG GATTCATTGTGCTGAAAGTGGTGAAGAAAGTACAGAAACAGAAACAGTCTATTCCCTTAAATGCCACATTTCACAGGAAGTGAACCATTTGCATGAGGGTTTAAAACGT GGTCTGAAATCAGAACTGGAGAAGGCGTCTCCTTCACTTGGACGTAGTGCAGTTTATGTGAAAGACTCCCGAATCAATGGCTTGCCAAG ATACTTGACCATTCAGTTTGTCCGTTTTTTCTGGAAAAGGGAATCAAATCAAAAGGCAAAGATTTTACGG AAAGTGGATTACCCATTGTCGTTGGATGTATATGATCTTTGTTCGGATAACCTTCGCAAGAAGCTAGAAGGTCCTCGCCAG GTTTTGAGGGATGCAGAAGGTAAGAAGGCTGGTTTGAAAACCAGTGTGAAAACTTCAGTCTCAACTGCCGGTGATTCTAAAATGACAGAGGCTGAG GAATCATCTAGTGGGAGTGGAGAAGCATCGAAATCTACAGCCCAAGAAG GTCTTCTGCCTGAGGAGGAGCACCAGTTGACTGGAATATATGATTTGGTGGCCGTGCTGACTCACAAGGGAAGAAGTGCCGACTCAGGGCATTATGTTGCCTGGGTCAAGCAAGAAAACG GAAAGTGGGTTCAATTCGATGATGACAATCCAATTCTGCAGCGAGAAGAGGACATCACTAAACTTTCAGGAGGTG GTGATTGGCATATGGCATATATCTGCATGTACAAGGCCCGTGTTGTTCCCATGTGA
- the LOC107850577 gene encoding ubiquitin carboxyl-terminal hydrolase 6 isoform X3, with protein sequence MLKYSACNALLVYFVGNCWMVFTVVQDDADWSKVGVKEGQRLMMMGTADEIVKAPEKGPIFVEDMPEEEQVVNVGHSAGLFNLGNTCYMNSTVQCLHSVPELKSALTEYNQLGKSNDLDHSSHLLTVATRDLFNDLDKNVKPVAPMQFWMVLRKKYPQFGQQSNGAFMQQDAEECWTQLLYTLSQSLKLPSSSEGLDVVKALFGIEFDNRIHCAESGEESTETETVYSLKCHISQEVNHLHEGLKRGLKSELEKASPSLGRSAVYVKDSRINGLPRYLTIQFVRFFWKRESNQKAKILRKVDYPLSLDVYDLCSDNLRKKLEGPRQVLRDAEGKKAGLKTSVKTSVSTAGDSKMTEAEESSSGSGEASKSTAQEGLLPEEEHQLTGIYDLVAVLTHKGRSADSGHYVAWVKQENGKWVQFDDDNPILQREEDITKLSGGGDWHMAYICMYKARVVPM encoded by the exons ATGCTGAAATACTCTGCATGTAATGCTTTGCTTGTCTATTTTGTTGGTAACTGTTGGATGGTTTTCACGGTCGTTCAGGACGACGCTGATTGGTCTAAAGTAGGAGTAAAAGAG GGTCAAAGGCTGATGATGATGGGAACTGCAGATGAAATTGTGAAGGCCCCTGAAAAGGGTCCAATTTTTGTTGAAGATATGCCTGAAGAAGAGCAAGTGGTTAATGTA GGTCATTCTGCTGGATTATTTAATCTTGGAAACACATGCTACATGAACTCCACAGTGCAGTGCTTGCATTCAGTTCCCGAACTGAAGTCTGCTCTGACCGA GTATAATCAACTGGGTAAAAGCAATGATTTGGATCACTCATCTCATCTCTTGACAGTTGCAACAAGAGATCTATTTAATGATCTTGATAAAAATGTGAAACCAGTGGCACCAATGCAATTCTGGATG GTTTTGCGGAAGAAATATCCTCAATTTGGCCAGCAGAGCAATGGAGCTTTCATGCAACAG GATGCTGAAGAATGTTGGACTCAATTACTTTACACCCTTTCCCAGTCTCTTAAATTACCCAGTTCGAG TGAAGGTCTGGATGTTGTGAAGGCTCTCTTTGGTATTGAGTTTGACAACAG GATTCATTGTGCTGAAAGTGGTGAAGAAAGTACAGAAACAGAAACAGTCTATTCCCTTAAATGCCACATTTCACAGGAAGTGAACCATTTGCATGAGGGTTTAAAACGT GGTCTGAAATCAGAACTGGAGAAGGCGTCTCCTTCACTTGGACGTAGTGCAGTTTATGTGAAAGACTCCCGAATCAATGGCTTGCCAAG ATACTTGACCATTCAGTTTGTCCGTTTTTTCTGGAAAAGGGAATCAAATCAAAAGGCAAAGATTTTACGG AAAGTGGATTACCCATTGTCGTTGGATGTATATGATCTTTGTTCGGATAACCTTCGCAAGAAGCTAGAAGGTCCTCGCCAG GTTTTGAGGGATGCAGAAGGTAAGAAGGCTGGTTTGAAAACCAGTGTGAAAACTTCAGTCTCAACTGCCGGTGATTCTAAAATGACAGAGGCTGAG GAATCATCTAGTGGGAGTGGAGAAGCATCGAAATCTACAGCCCAAGAAG GTCTTCTGCCTGAGGAGGAGCACCAGTTGACTGGAATATATGATTTGGTGGCCGTGCTGACTCACAAGGGAAGAAGTGCCGACTCAGGGCATTATGTTGCCTGGGTCAAGCAAGAAAACG GAAAGTGGGTTCAATTCGATGATGACAATCCAATTCTGCAGCGAGAAGAGGACATCACTAAACTTTCAGGAGGTG GTGATTGGCATATGGCATATATCTGCATGTACAAGGCCCGTGTTGTTCCCATGTGA